In one Lolium rigidum isolate FL_2022 chromosome 3, APGP_CSIRO_Lrig_0.1, whole genome shotgun sequence genomic region, the following are encoded:
- the LOC124696841 gene encoding uncharacterized protein LOC124696841, giving the protein MESGVMPLDRSGVLDLWSQILCVLGILLVGFLLQWPELDERMRSTVSINKAEALGGGILERGSSDSSRSLSCRGGEGRWDGGAFSFFRLCLPRWWFFLNKCNQAGGLLASAILGRKGGLLSTTSRWEAHLRPGCWSSALRLPQVVRPRWIRGGQRRRICAGKGRSSILVLFLGGDAWRTPASGGGGIQGLDCFSSFCSQVFYVKRQALSSNIRFFRASVEKVLSAKCTCHIVP; this is encoded by the exons ATGGAGTCTGGCGTTATGCCATTAGATAGGAGCGGAGTACTTGATCTGTGGAGCCAGATCTTGTGCGTCTTAGGGATCCTCCTCGTCGGCTTCTTGCTCCAGTGGCCGGAGCTAGATGAAAGGATGAGGAGTACCGTCTCCATCAATAAAGCTGAAGCTCTTGGAGGAGGTATTCTGGAGAGGGGAAGCTCCGATTCGTCTCGATCTCTGTCCTGCCGTGGTGGTGAGGGGAGATGGGACGGTGGTGCTTTCTCCTTTTTCAGGTTGTGCCTCCCCCGATGGTGGTTCTTCCTCAACAAGTGCAACCAAGCTGGAggcctcttggcctcggctatccTCGGCCGGAAAGGCGGCCTTCTATCGACAACCTCCAGATGGGAGGCTCATCTCCGTCCTGGCTgctg gAGCTCGGCACTGCGTCTtccccaagtggttcgtccccggtggaTTCGCGGTGGCCAGCGGCGGCGGATCTGCGCTGGAAAGGGGCGTTCGAGCATACTCGTCCtgttcctcggcggcgacgcctggAGGACGCCGGCGTCTGGTGGCGGAGGCATCCAGGGACTGGATTGCTTTTCATCTTTTTGTTCCCAGGTGTTTTATGTAAAAAGACAGGCCTTATCCTCAAATATTAGGTTCTTTAGAGCGAGTGTTGAAAAGGTCCTGTCTGCAAAATGTACCTGCCACATTGTTCCTTAA